Genomic DNA from Modestobacter versicolor:
GGCGCAGCTGCTGCAGCCCGCGGGCCGCCTCGGCGGCGACCACCGCGACCGGGACGTGCAGCAGCTCGGCGATGCGGGGCTCGGGGAGCCGCTCGTGCCAGCGCAGCACGACCACGGTGCGGGTGCGCGGGGCCAGCTCGCGCAGCGCTGCCGCCAGGTCGGGGACGTCGGTCGGCGGGGCGGCGAGCGGGTCGGGCAGCGCCTCGATGACCTGCTCGGTGCGGGTCAGCCGGGCCCACCGCCCGGTCGCGCCGGCGACCAGGCCCTGCAGGACGGCGGTCTCCGGGTCGCGCGGCCAGCTCCGCCGGGCCTTCCCGAGCGCCCGCTGGGCCAGCTCCTCGGCGGGGCCCCGGTCGCCGGTGAGCAGGAGTGCGGTGCCCAGCAGCGCAGGCCGCCGGTCGACGACGAACGCGGCGAACCCGGCGCCGACCGCGTCGTCCACCAGCTCTCCCCTCGATCGCCCTGCCGGGTGTTCGTACCCAGCCGGCGCCCGGTTCACCGGCCCCTTGACCCTCGAGCCGTGTAACGGTGTAATCGGCCTGCCGAGCATGGGAGCCGACATGATCGTCGAGTACGTCCGGTACCGGGTCGACGAGGAGCGCTGGGCGCAGTTCCTGGCCGACTACGCACGGGCGGCCCGCGTGCTGGCCCGGGCCCCGCAGTGCGTCGACCACGAGCTCAGCCGGTGCGTCGACGAGCCGGCCTGCGCCGTCCTGCGGATCACCTGGACCTCCGCCGAGGACCACCTGCAGGGCTTCCGCGGCGGCGAGCTGTTCCCGGAGTTCCTCGCCGCGGTGCGCCCCTACGTCGGCGACATCGAGGAGATGCGGCACTACGAGCGCACCCCGGTGCGGGGCGCGGGGGGCTCGGTGCCCTCGCTGTACGACTGGGCCGGGGGTGCGCCGGTGCTCGAGCGGCTGACCCGGGTCTTCTACACGCACGTGCTCGCCGACGACCTGATCGGCCCGCTGTTCGCGCACATGGACGACGAGCACCCGCAGCACGTGGCGATGTGGCTCGGCGAGGTCTTCGGCGGCCCGGACCGCTACACCCGGGAGCGCGGTGGCTACCCGGCGATGCTCGGCCACCACCTGGGCAAGGCGATCACCGAGCCGCAGCGCCGGCGGTGGGTCTCGCTGCTGCTGGACTCGCTGGACGAGGCCGGGCTGCCCGACGACCCGGAGTTCCGGGCGGCCTTCGTCGGCTACGTCGAGTGGGGCACCCGGCTGGCGCTGACCAACTCCCAGCCCGGCGCCGCGGTGGTGCGCGACGCCCCGGTGCCGCGCTGGGGCTGGGGGGTCGCGCCGCCCTGGCTGGGCTGAGCGCTCAGCCGGCGTAGGCGGTGGCCAGCCGGGCGAAGCCCTCGTCCAGCGGCACCCGGGGCGACCAGCCCAGCGCCGCCCGGGTGCGCCGCTGGTCGAACCAGTGCGCCGTGGCCAGCTGCTCGGCGAGGAACCGGGTGAGCGGCGGGGTGTCCCGGCGCGAGGTCGCCGCCCACACGCCCTCGACCGCGGCGCCGGCGACCCAGGCCAGCGGGAAGGGCACCCGGCGGCGGGGTGCGGGGACGCCGGCCGCCCGGCACAGCCGGGCGATCACCTCGGCCACCGGGCGCGGCTCGCCGTTGGAGACGACCAGCGCCTCGCCGTGCACCGGACCGCACGCGTCGACCGCGGCGACCAGCGCGTCGGCGGCGTTGTCGACGTAGGTGGTGTCGATCAGCGCGGTGCCGGACCCGATCAGCGGCAGCCGCCCGGAGCGGGCCCGCTCGACGATCCGCCCGACCAGCTGGGTGTCACCCGGGCCCCAGACCAGGTGCGGCCGGACGACCAGGACGGCGAGGGAGGGCGAGTCCGCGGCCAGCGCGTCGAGCTCGGCGGTGGCCTTGGACCGCGAGTAGTGCCCGCGCGCCCGCTCCGGGTCGGCCGGGCCCGCGCCGACGCCGACCAGCGCCGAGCCGCCGTGCGCCACCGAGGGGGAGGAGACGTGCACCAGCCGGCCCACCCCGGCCCGCCGGCACGCCGCGACGACGGTGCGGGTGCCCGCGACGTTGGCCCGCACGTACTCCGCCCAGCGGCCGGTCACGTCGACCTTGGCGGCCAGGTGCAGCACGGCGTCCTGGCCCTCGACCGCCCGGGCGACGGTGCCGCCGTCGGCGACGTCGCCGAGCACCTCGCGGAACGGCAGCCCCGCGCTGCGGCGCTGCAGCACGGTCACCTCGTCGCCCCGCTGGGCCAGCGCGGTCGCCGTGGCCCGGCCCAGCATCCCGCTGGCGCCGGTGACGAGCACCCTCATCGGCCGGCCAGCACCCGGGCGGCCCGCCGGGCGACCTCGCGCCGGTCGATCTTCGACTGGTGCCGGACGTCGACCGGCAGCTCACCGGTGACCAGCACGGCGGCGACCTCGACCCCGGCCGCCGCGCGCACCGCGTCGGCCAGGGCGGGGTCGGCGAGCGCCGGGCGCCGGGGCCCGCCGGCCGCCGGGACGACGACCAGCACGACCACCTGGGCGCCCGCCGGGCCGACCCCGGCGACCGCCGCGGCCGACACCCCGTCCAGCGCCTCGACCCGCTGCTCGACGCCGACCGGGGTGACGACGCCGGTCGCGGTGGTGACCACGTGCGGCAACCGGCCCTCGATCCACAGCCGGCCCTCGGCGTCCAGGTGCCCGACGTCGCCGGTGCGGTGCCAGCCCGGGTCCCGCGAGGCGGCGCGCTCGGTGATCCACAGCGCGTCGTAGCGGTCCTTGACGTGCGGCCCGCGGACGCAGACCTCGCCGGTCGTGCCGGGCTCGGCGGTGAGCGCACCCCCGGCCGCGCCGTCGGCGGACAGCGGGCTGACCCGCACCTGCACCCCGGCGAGCGGCCGGCCGACGCAGACGCCGTCCCCAGCGCCCGCGGCCTCGATCTCGGTGGCGGACACGTCGGTGACCGGCAGGGCCTCGGTCATCCCGTACGGCGTGTGCGCCTCGGCGGCGGGCAGCACCTCGCGCAGCGCGCGGAGCAGCGGCAGCGGCACCGGGGCGCCGGCGGACATGAGCAGCCGGACGCGGCCCAGCGCCGCCCGCTGGTCGGCGGTCAGCCCGGCCGCGGTGGCCACCACCCGGCGCAGCGCGGCGGGGGAGGCGAAGACCACGGTGCCGCCCACCGCGGCCGCGGCGTCGGCCAGCTTCGCCGCGGTGAGCGAGCCCGGGGCGGTGACGTCGATGTCCGGCACGGCGGAGCCGATGCCCAGCGCCGGCCCGAGGATGGCGAACGGCGCGAAGGCGGCGACCAGCCGGTCCTCGGCGCCGAGCCGGTAGGTGCTGCGCACCAGGTCCAGCTGGGCCTGCGCCTGGCGGCGGGTGTAGACGACGCCCTTCGCCGGCCCGGTGGCCCCGGAGGTGAAGAGCACGGCGCAGTCGGCGTCGGCCGGGCCCTCGGGCGGCGGGGGCGCTGACCGACCGAGGTGCTCGAGCTCGTCCAGGGTGTGCGCGGCCCCGAGTGCCCGGGCGGCGCGCGCGGGCACCCCGGCCGCGATCCGGCGGCCGGGCAGCCGCATGGCCCGCGCGGCGGCCAGCCCCTGGGCGCTGCCGATGACCGCGTCGACGCCGGCGCTGCGCAGCGCCCGGCGCATGCCGCGCAGCCCCAGGCCCTTGTCGGCGACCACGATGACCGCGCCGGCCCGCCAGATCGCGTAAACGGCGGCGGTCAGGTCGGCGGAGGGCTCGACGAGCAGGCCGACCCGGTGCCCGGGCGCGACGCCGGCGGAGGCCAGCCCGGCGGCCAGGCGCTCGACCCGCTGGTGCAGCTGCGCCCAGGAGACGGTGCCGCCCGACACCTCGACCACGGCGGGGGAGTCGTCGTCGGCCCGCGCGGTGAGCGCGGCCCACGGGGAGCCGGTGAGCGGGGCGGCAGGCTCGGCCGGGACCGGCCGGTCGGCGTCGAGGTCGGTGACCCACTGGGCGATCGCGGTCGCGTACTGCGGGGCGTCCTCGGGCAGCAGGTGCGAGGCGCCCTCGAACCGGTGCAGCTGGGCGTGCGGCACCCGCTCGCGCAGGTCGGCCAGGTAGCGCTCGCCGAACACCGGGTCACGCGGGCCCCACAGCAGCAGCGCCGGGACGTCGAGGCCGCGGATGCCCTCGGCGATCGCCTCCTGCGCGGACCGGGAGGGGTGCGCGGGGGAGAACGGGATGTCGGCGACGAAGTCGCCCACGGAGCGGCGGCGGGCCGGTGAGCCGTAGGGGGCGGCGAAGGCGTCGCGGACGTCGGCGGGCAGCGGCGGCCAGGACAGCGCGGTGGTGGCCCGGACGAACACCGGGGTGCCGACGGTGACCGCGGCGCGCACGCCCGGGGCGTGGGCCAGCCGGATCAGCGCGGGCCCGAGGTCGCCCTCGGGCATGGCGACGGCGGTGTTGGCCAGCACGACGCCGCGCAGCTGCTCGCGGTGCTGCAGCGCCCAGCCGAGGGAGATGACGCCGCCCCAGTCGTGGCCGACGGTGACGACCGGGCCGGTGAGGCCCAGCGCCGCGGTGAGGTCACCGAGGTCGGCGACCCGCTGGGCCAGCGGCCGGGGGGCGGCGAGCCGCTCGGAGAAGCCCATGCCGAGCTGGTCGACGGCGACGACCCGCCAGCCGGGCGGCGCGGCGGCGAGCAGCCGGCGCCACAGGTAGGACCAGGTCGGGTTGCCGTGCACGCAGAGCAGGGTGCCGACGGGGTCGGGGACGCCGTTGTCCAGCAGGTGCCAGTCGTGCTTGGTGCCCGCGGCGTCGGCGACGGTGAGGTGCCGCGACCAGGCGGGGTCGAGCCCGGGGAGGCCGGCCGGGAGGGAGGTGGGAGCCCTCACCAGGCGATCTCGAGGCAGGAGACGTTCAGGCCCGAGCCGACGCCCATCAGCAGCACCCGGTCGCCGTCGTCCAGCGAGTCCTGCTCGCCGGCCAGGGTGAACGGGACCGACGCCGGGCCGAGGTTGCCGCGGGTCGGGAAGGTGGTGGGCACCAGTGCCTCGTCGATGCCGAACCGCTCGCACATCGCGGCGGTGTGCACCTTGGAGACCTGGTGGATGACGTAGCGGTCCATGCCCTGGGCCCAGTCGAACTCCGCGCGGGCCTCGCGCCACATGTCCTCGGACAGCTCCATGCCGGCGTCGAGCAGGCCTTTGAGGTCGGTGCGCATCATGGTGAAGTCGCCGACGCACAGCTCGTGGTGCTCGGTGGCCGCGCGGGTGACCGAGCCGACCATCCGGTGGCCCTCGGGGTGCTGGTCGGTGCGGCCGAGCACCATCGCGGCAGCGCCCGAGCCGAGCGTGAGCGTGGCGAACTCGGCGATGACGTCCTTGCTGGTGGTGCCCGGGCCGTTGAGCCGGTCGATGGTGCGCTCCTGGGCGATCTGCGGGTCCTCGCCGTTGACGATCAGGGCGTGGTCGATCATCCCGGAGTCGATCATCGCGGCGGCCAATTCCATGCCGTTGACGAAGCCGAGGCAGGCGTTGGTGACGTCGAAGTTCTGCGCGGAGCGGGGGAGGCCGAGCGCGGAGTGGACGGCGACCGCCGTCGAGGGCTCCAGGTACTTGCGGCTCACCGAGGTGTTGATCATGAGGCCGATGCCGGCCGGGTCGACGCCGCTCTCGCTGATCGCCTTGGCGCCGGCCATGGCGGCGCCGTCGACGAAGCTGACGCCCTCGGCCCACCAGCGCCGTTCGCGGATGCCGCAGAGCCGCTCGAGCAGCCCGGGGCGCAGCCCCACCCGCTGGTAGGTGTCCAGCAGGCGCTCGTCGAGGGCGTCGGAGGTGATGACCTGCGAGGCGTCGGCGGTCTGCACGGTCAGGATGCTGGTGTTGCGGAAACGGTGCGTGGCATTGCCACTCATGGGCGGGGTCCAGTCGTCGGGAGGGCCGACTCTTCCACGTGCGCCGCCCTGTTCCCCCGGGCAGTACCCGGCCCGGTTCCCGGTATGCCGCCCGCCGTCCACCTGGATGTCTGCTGCGTCACGTCGCCGGCGGGCCGTGCGCGCCCGGGCCCGGCGGGGGAGGCCGGGCCCGGACGGCAGGTCAGCGGCGGGTCAGCGGCGGGGAGCCGCCACGTCGAGGTCCTGGTCGACCTGGATGAACGCGTACTCGTTGTCGTCGGGCACCCCGGCGGTGCGGCCGTTGGAGCCGGGGAAGTTGTTGTCGTTGCCCACGACGATCGTGTGGTCGTCCAGCACGGCGAGCTGCTCGATGGTCACGAACGGGAAGGTGAAGAACGAGCCGGGGGCGCCGGCGACGCCCTCCGGGTCCGGGATCGCGAGCAGGTTGACCAGCAGCTCCTTGTCGGCGAAGCCGTCGCGGTCGGCGTCGCGGGTGTCGAGCAGGTAGACCGCCTTGAGCTGGGACGCCGGGCCCTGCGCGTTGTCCCGCTCGATCACCAGGAAGCGGTCGTCGTCCAGCGCGACCAGGTCGCCGATGGCGTCGCCGGGGCTCTCCAGCCGGAACTGGCTCTTCAGCCCGGTGTACTTCCCGGTCCTGGTGTCGAAGGAGTAGATCCGCAGCGTCTGCGGGTCGTCGCCGGCCACGGCGCCCTCGAGCATCGGGTAGAGCGTGCGGCCGTCGGGCGAGAGCGCCATGCCCTCGAAGCCCTTGCTCGAGCCGATCGTCGGCTGGCCGCCGGCCAGGTCCGGGGCGTCGGGCGAGCGCACGCCGGCCGGGGCGACCGGGGCGGACAGCACCCGGCCCTGGGCGTCGGTGTGCAGCAGCGAGGGGCCGAACTCCTCGCCGAACCAGAACGTGCCGTCGGGCATCCGCTGGAAGGACTCCGGGTCGAAGTCGGCCCCGGTCAGCCGCCGGTCGGCGCGGGTGAGCGGCTGGGTCAGCACCTTTCGCGGGTCGGACAGGCCGAACCCGCCCACCACGGTCACCTCGCTGGTGACCACGTCGACCCGCAGCCGGTTGACCCGCAGCAGGTAGTCGGCGCTGTTGGCCTTGGTGCCGTAGCCGTTGTCGGAGAGGACGAACGCCTCCCCGCCGTTCTGAACCAGCAGCCCGGAGAAGCCCTGCACCGGCTGGGCGGGGAACGGGGCGTCGACGCCGTTGGCGTCGGCCACCAGCGCCCCGGAGGGGATCTGCTCGCCGAAGGTGAGGGCGGGCAGCACCGCGTGGCCGACCAGCTCGGCCTGCTGCAGGCCGGAGCCGCGGGGCACCGGCCCGGACGGTCCGGCCAGGGCCGGGACGGCGAGGCCGCCGAGGAGGAGCCCGACCAGCGCGGATGCGCCGGCGAGCACGAGGGGGCGGGGACGACGCACGGGATGACCTCCAGAGGGGGTGCACAGCGGACGTCCAGGACGCTGCACCGGCGGGGGGGACGGCGGACGACCCGCGCGTGCACGGCCCGCGACGCCACCGTGAACGCCGCCGTGGACGCCGGTCGGGGCGGTCTGCCGCCGACCGGCCGGTGGGGACGCCCGCGGTCGTCCCGGGACCGGCAGGTGGAGGTGCGCGTGGTCGGCTCGACCGGCTGATCGTGTTCCGCAGCCGTCCGGCCGGGTAGGCGGCGGGGGAGACCGCACCGGGACCCGGTGCGGCGCGACCCCGTGGAGGCCCCGTGTCCGAGCCCGCCGTCGACGAGACCCTCGGTGAGCTGGAGGTCGTGCACCTGTTCGGCGACGCGATGCCGACCGGGGTGAGCGTCTCGCACGCCGGCCGGGTGTTCGTCTGCTACCCGAAGTGGGGCGACGAGGTGGTGTTCACGGTCGGCGAGCTCCGCGACGGCGAGGTCGTCGCGTTCCCGAGCCAGGAGCTCAACGACAACCGCTCGGACGCCGACGCCGAACGGCTGGTCTCGGTGCAGAGCATCGTCGTCGACCCGGCCGACCGGCTGTGGCTGCTGGACACCGGCAGCCCGCTGTTCCAGCCCACCGAGCACGGCGGGCCGAAGCTGGTCTGCGTCGACCTGACCACCGACACCGTCGCGCAGACGATCCTGTTCCCGACCGACGTCGCGCTGCCGACCACGTACCTCAACGACGTGCGGTTCGACCTGCGCCGCGGCGAGGCCGGGACGGCGTACATCACCGACTCCTCCGACTCCGGGCCCAACGGCCTCATCGTGGTCGACCTGGCCACCGGGGAGAGCTGGCGGCGGCTGCACGAGCACCCGGCCACCAAGGCGGTGCTCCCGCCGGACCTGCGGATGGTGGTCGAGGGCCAGGAGTTCACCGAGCGGGCCGAGGACGGCAGCACCTCGCCGATCCGGATGGGCGCCGACGGGATCGCGATCGCCGCCGACGGCAGCCGGCTGTACTGGTGCCCGATGGCCGGGCGGCGCTGGTACTCCGTCTCGGTGGACGCGCTCACCGACCGCTCGGTCGACGACGACGCCGTCGGGGCCACCGTCGTCGACGAGGGGGACAAGGGCTGCGTCAGCGACGGCCTG
This window encodes:
- a CDS encoding group II truncated hemoglobin, with amino-acid sequence MGADMIVEYVRYRVDEERWAQFLADYARAARVLARAPQCVDHELSRCVDEPACAVLRITWTSAEDHLQGFRGGELFPEFLAAVRPYVGDIEEMRHYERTPVRGAGGSVPSLYDWAGGAPVLERLTRVFYTHVLADDLIGPLFAHMDDEHPQHVAMWLGEVFGGPDRYTRERGGYPAMLGHHLGKAITEPQRRRWVSLLLDSLDEAGLPDDPEFRAAFVGYVEWGTRLALTNSQPGAAVVRDAPVPRWGWGVAPPWLG
- a CDS encoding NAD-dependent epimerase/dehydratase family protein; translated protein: MRVLVTGASGMLGRATATALAQRGDEVTVLQRRSAGLPFREVLGDVADGGTVARAVEGQDAVLHLAAKVDVTGRWAEYVRANVAGTRTVVAACRRAGVGRLVHVSSPSVAHGGSALVGVGAGPADPERARGHYSRSKATAELDALAADSPSLAVLVVRPHLVWGPGDTQLVGRIVERARSGRLPLIGSGTALIDTTYVDNAADALVAAVDACGPVHGEALVVSNGEPRPVAEVIARLCRAAGVPAPRRRVPFPLAWVAGAAVEGVWAATSRRDTPPLTRFLAEQLATAHWFDQRRTRAALGWSPRVPLDEGFARLATAYAG
- a CDS encoding alpha/beta fold hydrolase, encoding MRAPTSLPAGLPGLDPAWSRHLTVADAAGTKHDWHLLDNGVPDPVGTLLCVHGNPTWSYLWRRLLAAAPPGWRVVAVDQLGMGFSERLAAPRPLAQRVADLGDLTAALGLTGPVVTVGHDWGGVISLGWALQHREQLRGVVLANTAVAMPEGDLGPALIRLAHAPGVRAAVTVGTPVFVRATTALSWPPLPADVRDAFAAPYGSPARRRSVGDFVADIPFSPAHPSRSAQEAIAEGIRGLDVPALLLWGPRDPVFGERYLADLRERVPHAQLHRFEGASHLLPEDAPQYATAIAQWVTDLDADRPVPAEPAAPLTGSPWAALTARADDDSPAVVEVSGGTVSWAQLHQRVERLAAGLASAGVAPGHRVGLLVEPSADLTAAVYAIWRAGAVIVVADKGLGLRGMRRALRSAGVDAVIGSAQGLAAARAMRLPGRRIAAGVPARAARALGAAHTLDELEHLGRSAPPPPEGPADADCAVLFTSGATGPAKGVVYTRRQAQAQLDLVRSTYRLGAEDRLVAAFAPFAILGPALGIGSAVPDIDVTAPGSLTAAKLADAAAAVGGTVVFASPAALRRVVATAAGLTADQRAALGRVRLLMSAGAPVPLPLLRALREVLPAAEAHTPYGMTEALPVTDVSATEIEAAGAGDGVCVGRPLAGVQVRVSPLSADGAAGGALTAEPGTTGEVCVRGPHVKDRYDALWITERAASRDPGWHRTGDVGHLDAEGRLWIEGRLPHVVTTATGVVTPVGVEQRVEALDGVSAAAVAGVGPAGAQVVVLVVVPAAGGPRRPALADPALADAVRAAAGVEVAAVLVTGELPVDVRHQSKIDRREVARRAARVLAGR
- a CDS encoding 3-oxoacyl-ACP synthase III; this translates as MSGNATHRFRNTSILTVQTADASQVITSDALDERLLDTYQRVGLRPGLLERLCGIRERRWWAEGVSFVDGAAMAGAKAISESGVDPAGIGLMINTSVSRKYLEPSTAVAVHSALGLPRSAQNFDVTNACLGFVNGMELAAAMIDSGMIDHALIVNGEDPQIAQERTIDRLNGPGTTSKDVIAEFATLTLGSGAAAMVLGRTDQHPEGHRMVGSVTRAATEHHELCVGDFTMMRTDLKGLLDAGMELSEDMWREARAEFDWAQGMDRYVIHQVSKVHTAAMCERFGIDEALVPTTFPTRGNLGPASVPFTLAGEQDSLDDGDRVLLMGVGSGLNVSCLEIAW
- a CDS encoding esterase-like activity of phytase family protein, producing the protein MRRPRPLVLAGASALVGLLLGGLAVPALAGPSGPVPRGSGLQQAELVGHAVLPALTFGEQIPSGALVADANGVDAPFPAQPVQGFSGLLVQNGGEAFVLSDNGYGTKANSADYLLRVNRLRVDVVTSEVTVVGGFGLSDPRKVLTQPLTRADRRLTGADFDPESFQRMPDGTFWFGEEFGPSLLHTDAQGRVLSAPVAPAGVRSPDAPDLAGGQPTIGSSKGFEGMALSPDGRTLYPMLEGAVAGDDPQTLRIYSFDTRTGKYTGLKSQFRLESPGDAIGDLVALDDDRFLVIERDNAQGPASQLKAVYLLDTRDADRDGFADKELLVNLLAIPDPEGVAGAPGSFFTFPFVTIEQLAVLDDHTIVVGNDNNFPGSNGRTAGVPDDNEYAFIQVDQDLDVAAPRR
- a CDS encoding L-dopachrome tautomerase-related protein, whose translation is MSEPAVDETLGELEVVHLFGDAMPTGVSVSHAGRVFVCYPKWGDEVVFTVGELRDGEVVAFPSQELNDNRSDADAERLVSVQSIVVDPADRLWLLDTGSPLFQPTEHGGPKLVCVDLTTDTVAQTILFPTDVALPTTYLNDVRFDLRRGEAGTAYITDSSDSGPNGLIVVDLATGESWRRLHEHPATKAVLPPDLRMVVEGQEFTERAEDGSTSPIRMGADGIAIAADGSRLYWCPMAGRRWYSVSVDALTDRSVDDDAVGATVVDEGDKGCVSDGLETDDQGRLYVTDGEHDAIHRRLPDGTWETVVHDPRLLWPDTMSVAADGHLYVTANQLYRQDKYRGGRDERRRPYVLFRTPIDAGPVRLR